GGCCTTTTAATAAAGTAAATTGGACCCGTGTAGCTACATTGATTTAGGATtattttttgttaataaatctgttcgtttttacacctggttctgcctcccacctttcttgttTCCCCCGggatatttttattttctttgttacttcccctcatcccctggaccttaaacggggaacgtaacaaatATCAAGAGACGAGCTAGTTGGCTCTTCCATTTTCAATCGGTAATTGATTGAGAAACGTGTAAGCTAATGTATTTGACAGTAGTTAAATTAACTATCTCAAAGGAAAACGAGTAATAGAAATCTGATCATATTTTAGACTCAAGTTCTTGAAAATAAACAAACACCTTGAAATACCTTACAGAAACCTTACATCGAGTTGACTTTATAAACTCGGGTTCTTGAAGATTTGCCTTATATTAACTCAAATTAATCCAAAAGATAATACAGCAGTTCTTAATACGGTAAAGTTGTAAACTTTTTACCCATTGTGAAAATTTCCTTTCCATTTAACTCTTGACTTTATCTGACCATCACACCGAGACCAATCAAACGCGACAGCTCCAATGTTGACAGGCGAAGTACCGTAGTCTGGCACCGTAGACTTTCATGAACACCAGCCTGGAGCAGGATGGCAGGTTCGGTGGATGGCAGGTTCGGTGAGGTCAAGCTCTTACTGTAGCGTCCCCAGGAGGAAGATGGTCGGACTCTCGAACTGATGTTTCATGAAATTTATTAATTCTTTCCACAACGCATGAGCTCGTTCACTCTCCAACTGGGGCGCTAAATCAGTACAGCGTGGACTTCTGCTTAGACACTTATATTTCACATCAGCATTTTTGCGGGATAACTTATTTCTTCTCCTGACTTTCTGGCAAGTGGCGCTTCACGTGACGTAAGCTGCAAGTCCCCCGTATTATGCCATACAGTGACTTCCGTTATGGGTTTTCAAAGTAAAAGTTCCTCACGTGATTTGCATGTAAACAATGAAATCAACCCCATTGTTAGAAACCGACATAAAAACAAATGTATGCAGTGgtaagaacaaagacaaaaaaacccccaaacaaacaaaacatgatacTAAAATAAAGGGTAATTTacctttgattttgatttttgtttATTCGAACTGCGTTTGTTTAATATACTCTGTGTTTGTTTAATATACAAAGATCCTCGTGCCCAAGACACTTGACCAAGCGTAgagtgctcgtacacagccgtgacgtcatgcggagaaaaaaaagatttttctgggctttggtatttaaaaaaaagatttaaacccCATgccttaaaaatatacaatacaaagagtaataattgactaTGATTATAGCTggaggtgtcctgtcaacagttttacaggcgtctcttttacaatggtggtctatgggggaaaggctttttgggccgcaggggatttttcgctgcaataccgcgagtgaccactggaaaaaaattggctgcaagatctgagcggcggcgccgtatccagttctacaCATCtatggaggagatatgtggtagtctgctgctctccccggatcggcagagggggtggagcagtgactgggatggctcggaagagtgggtaattggccaagtacaatttaaagaaaaagggggaagaattaaaaaaaagtttttttttaatttccagaAAAATATGGCAGACAGATCTCATTATCAGCCAGTCAGACCTGGTTATAATTCCACAGAGACTGATCCTGCTGATGATTGGAAATTTGTCAGGAAAGTTCAATTGCAACTTGCAAGCAAAGCAAGATTTTCAGATAACTTTAATAGTCCAGTGTTGATGAGGCCAGACAACAGGAATAAATGAACTCCATCCTAGTGGGACAGTCAGAAACGAACACAGCCAAGCACCGGTTAGTGCTATCTCTCTTGTAAACCATGGATAAATTTCTCGCATCAAAACGTAATGTCCAATTTTATCTTTTACTCCTAAACACACAGCAAATTCACAAAAATGTGGGGAGTAAATTAAACTGCAGCAGCCCAGCTAAAATTGAAATTCCGAAGGGTGGGtttaatatatataataataaatagGATCCATTATGTCATTACAAAAATCCTTGAAGTGCTTCAAGTAAGGTAGAATGGAACTGCAGATGGGAAGGAAGAAAGATGGCAAATGCCTGGAGAGGGGACCAAAATAGTGCCTTCCTTATGTGAATCTGGGAAACAGTTTTTAGGTCGAATAACATCCATCAGAAATCACAAGTGAGCTGTAACCTACATTATGCAATGAAATGACACACTGCCTCATGCGTTCTTCCCCCAAAGAGTGAGTTTTACAATGTGCTGGTACAAGCATGGTACCATCACAGAACTGTTTGCAGATCCCAGTTTGGAATAAGTCACGTCTATCGTCAAAGTGACACCATGTTTTGGATTTTGTGAAGTGAAACCAATACAGTGCTGTATATTTCAAACACCGTTGCCAAAACTTTAACAAATTACCACCCGGACATACAACTGACTTATCTAATTACACAGACTGGTACATCAGTAATGGAGGTTCAAACAGTTCAGATAAATACAAtgctttttattttctttgtgaaacacaaaaaataaaccAAAACAGGTGATGGTGCATTTAAACATTGATGTGTAGATCAATGAATTACAGGCAGGACCAAATCAACTCAAACCACTGTCAGCAAAATACAACACAGTAaagaccatgtgtgtgtgtgtgtgtgtgtgtgtgtgtgtgtgtgtgtgtgtgtgtgtgtgtgtgctagtgtgtgtctgtgtctgtgtatggaGGGTGTCTCAAGATCACAAAGACCCACATAAATACAAGCAAAACAAACCACAAAAAGAACACAACAAAGGATTATCAAGTTCTTTTTTGGGGGAAATGCTGATTGTCAGTTAAATGAAATGGTTTACATGCCGATGTTATCTGGCAAGTTGCTTTATaaaagagaggatgagagagagagaatgttcagGGTGACAAATAACCCAAGGAAATAAAAGGCACCTTCACCAAACTCTCTACAAGAGTCATTATACCATCTATGTCCAAAGCCAAATATGCACCAACTCTCTCTtccaaaaaaacatttattttatctCTGAACAATTTCCCTTAAACTTCAAAAAATCCTTGGTCTCATTTATTCTTATTCTTACATTTTGACAGAGCACACCACCTCAGATGAGGACAGAGAATCCTTTTTTCCCATATCAGGCAGAGTTGAACAAAACTGAACAGTACACAAGAGCAGGAAAGTAAACTTGTGAATACAAAGGTGAAGTGATATTTAAAGTGTAGCTGCATGCAGTTGCTGTTGttctccacccaccccaacaaaacaaaatctcaaaaaaaaaaaaaagctgacagACAAGGTTATAGTTAGATACAGGTACTTTAAATGAAGACTAATTCCTCTTTGTACATCCTGGACAAACACTGATTACAACAGAGAAAGGTACCTCACTCTACAACTCTTAAGGATACTCCAATGATTCAGTACCATGCTGAGATGCAACTGCAGTTGCAACATCGATATATGCTTATGGAATGGCACATCTAACCTTTATTTAAAGCAGCGTTGCGGTGACTGATGATGATGCCTTAATACCTCTCTAAGCAAATCTACACAGCTGTCTAAGAAGCTAGTCAAATGCCATTTGAATTCACGGCGACACTCCAGAAACAGATGGCAGTAGAGCATCACTGAGAACTACCACATAACTTTTTGTACGCTTGAGTCGTATGGCCATTAACCAAAATGATACACGTTTTGTGAAAAAGGTGTGCAAACTTCTGCAATATTGCATGGATACAAAATGTTGATAAATATTAATTTTTCTTTACTGTGAGTCTGCTTGTGATGGCTCAATTCCGTCACTTACATAATGCAGTAATTACCATGCAATAAGGTATCCTACACCTCAAGGTCTGACATACCAATTAAAGTAACAACAATGGTTTTAGAGTGATCTACTCCTCAGTactaaaatcaaattaaaaaaaattaaaaaaaaacaagcgagGTGCATACCGTTTTAAAATAGCCAGGGGCAAATGAAGAAAAGTATTAACAGTATTTATTAACATAAGGCAATGACACAAGTCCAAAGGAGACGCTGCTATATCTTAATGGTAAAATTACATTTCCCGGGGCTTCAAACAGAATGAGCTTAAGTAAAGCAGGTAACTGCAATGACATTGTATTTAAAAGAGCTGACAGCAAATCATCTAGCTGAGAAATTCTCATTACAAACTGCTGTGGGGACTGGGACGAGATTCATCACCAAGTGGTACATGCAGCAGCTTGAGATGAACCTCACTAACCTTTTGCTTGGGGTCTACCAAAAACAGCCTTTGGGTCAAAGTTCAACTATTGCAGAGATTTGCCTGAAAGATTTTAGGTGGTATGAGGGTCTTTTTAGAGGCATACATTGGTGTTAAGCAGTATGGGAGGCGTGCTTTGTGTCTTGTGGTTGAACTACCGATGTAAGAGTCTGGTGATAAACAGAGATGGAAGTCATCCTCTAGATCTATCTGTCAGTGGATCTGTCGTAGATGAAGCTTCATTGTTCACGGGGGGGAAGACGAGACTGGAGGCGTCACCAATGAAGAATGTATATGTCAGCCATGAGAGACAGATTATTCCCGGttcattctttttcttttctcctgTTAGCTTCTATTCTGACTTCATTATCAAGCTGTGTAGAGGTGGCAGTATTTTACAATCAAACAGGAGCATTCGTCCGACAGACTCTTTTTCAACTTTCCTACTCTGCTCTTTCAGTTGCTAAAACCTGTCCAAGCCATACCTTGCTAGAACATTCCGTTATGAAAGTCGGGTGGGACATTAAGCCCTGCTCTAGCCGTTTCCCTCCACAGTTTATTTTGGGAATTAAAGTAAGCATGTGAAAATTATGAATGAAATGATATACAAGTCAAACATCTGCTGTCAGCCATAACATTtggattcattaaaaaaaaaaaactaaaaaaaaatgttgctgtAGAAGTGCAAAACCTTGCTAAAACCTTAGATTGTCCATCTTAAGTTCATTAAGAACCCTCCCACTTCTTATCCCTTATATACGGTTCCAGCTTTAACACCAGACCATAGTCATTTTTGGTCCCTTTCAACAAGATCGATAAATTACTCTTAATTACAATTAATTTACATGCTACAAGAGTCCCAAGAAAAAAGGCACACTGTCTAACCTGTAGCAATTTCATTAAGGCCTCAGATATAGGAACAAAAGAGAGAGGACACTGACCAGATACAGAAAAAAACCAAGTTTAACGAAAAGGAGTCCTTTTCATTTCTTGGTATCAGTCAGGATAATATTAGCTGTGACAAACATGAGGCAGAAGCTGGCCCACACTACAACAAACCACACCCAGAAACTGTGACGGAATGGGGACTGGTGCTTGTTGACGGCATCCCTGTCCATCACAGGCTCTAGGTGGCGTCTGCCATAGTGCACCAGTAGAGCTGGGATGACATACTGGATGCCTGTCCCGGCATAAGCCCCTGTGATACCCACCAGCGATTCCAGGTTGTGGGTGCAGAAGGCCACAAGGATGGGGGGCACCAGGGTGATGAGAGGGAATATGATGCGGTCCACCAGCCAAGGGTAGGTGCCCCCGTCACGGTGAAACAGGGTCTTCCAGTTGTTACGCAGCGTGACAGCGATGATGGGGAAGTTGGTGCTTATGGTGAAGACGGGGAACAGCCCCAGGAAGTAGCGGAGAGCCGGAATATCAAGGACATCACAGTTGTCTGTGAAGTTCAGTGTGTACATGTCATGCAATAGGGAGCTGTCGAAACAGAAAATAGCAGTGAAGGAGAGGAGGACATAGAAACCCATAATGAGGACGTAGTCCGCAAGCAGCAGGGTGCCCACACGTTTCTTGTCAGAGATGGGTGTCACCAGGGATGGGAGAGAATGCTGGCACATGAATGAATAGACGCATACTCCAAACAGGTTGGGGACCCCAGAGATTGAGGCCACAGGTGGGTTTCCCTCGCCTCGACCTTTGCCGATGCGGAGTAGGGCCAAGATGATCATCATGGTGAAAGctgtaaaacaaaagaaagacagATAGTTCGAGGGACACTCTGTGGCTGAGAAATTAGCTGCAGAGGTGACAGCCAACAGAGAGGCATAAACCATTTTGTTTTAAACTTGTCTTTACGGGAACTTAGGCACTTTACATCAACCACATCAAAATCCTAATTCACTCAGCTGCAGACTACTTCAGAGCAAGCCATAATGTCCCTGTGTTTAATTCTGACATAAAATTCtaagtagaagaaaaaaaaacctaccaAAATCTGCACTGAGTACAATAATACTTACACAATTAAAGTCTATCAGGGCATCTCTGAGAAATTATTAAAGACATTTACAGAGAAtgggatttattttttattttttgcgtaTTAGGCATTATTATTGTGTACTTCCCATCGCCACTGAACGGAAGAAAAGCAGTTTTGACCATGAATAGTTGATGGGCTCAGATATTACATCAGTCCTGGGTCAGTTTGGGGTCAAACCCTAGAATGATCCCTTTATCTTGCTCTTCCCTAATCCAACCAACTTTTACCCATCGTCCATCCCTTCACCCCACCCCCTTTATTACTCCACTACTGAATAAAAAAACTTTTTAAGGACACGCCTTGTGCCGCTTCTAATCTTAAAGCGATAAATGTTGACATGGGAGGATTGTTTAGATCTTAATGGGCTGTGGGAGCATGCTGAGCTGGCCAGGAAGGATAGGATGGGCAGATGATTCAGTCTCTGCTATGTCAACACACCCACAGACATCTACTCCTCTTCACATCAGTCATGTGAACGAAATGCCATAGATCTGACCAGAGACAACATGCAGTTGGGTGCAGTTTTATAACTTCTCTCCCTCACCCTCCTCCTATATGTCATTTCAAGCTGGTGACGTTCCAAGGAAAATGAAAATGGCAAATGtcatacccttatataaaaccgGAGATAGACACCAATTAACAAACTACAGACTGATTTCATTACTGTCACAATTCTTGAAAATATTGGAAAAACTAGttgctgctagactagacaaattcattgagaagcacaatctgctgaccaATAGCCAGTATGGGTTTCGGCCAAATAGATTGACATCTCTGgtgctcattgaattaattgaagaaataactaactgCATAGACCgaaaaaagtttgctgtgggaataattatagatctaaaaaaaagcttttgatactattgatcacaatagactgacaaattggaaaggtatggtattaGAGGGGTGGTTCACAATTGGCTAAGAAACTATTTatgtaacaggcagcagtttgtaatgataggtgaacataaatcatCATGCATGTATATTACTTGTgatgtaccccaggggtcggttttaagTCCAAAACTTCATGCTGTACTTAAATGATacatgcaagatatcaaaaatattgaaatttgttctatttgctgatgacacgaatatattttgttctggtgagaatttacagcagcttttggaggtgaccacaatagaaatggaaaaactaaaacagtggtttgacaaaaacaaattatctttaaatctggacaaaacaaagcttatgttgtttggaaattataaaataagcactaaagtaaaagtagtgattggtaatgtccaactagaaagggTATATGAAAataattcctaggtgtgatactaaaccacaaaatctgctggaaacctcacatacaTAAGTGCGAGCATGAGAGAAAAGCAAGCCACATTCTGGATGataaatcattgcacactctgtattctttattttaccatatctgatctactgtgtggaggtatgaggTAACActtacaaaaccaacctacaaccattatgtatactacaaaaaagagccataagaatagttaataatgtaggatatcgtgaacacaccaacaagctattttcaaagtcaagtgccttgaagttcagggatttagtagaatttaacgtAGCAAAAATAATGATCAAAGCAAGAAACTGTCTTCTACTGAGTAATATaccaaaaatattctcagatagagaaggggaatataatttgagagggaaattaaacttcaagaaattatgtgttcatacaactttgaagagcaccaatctgtggggtaaaattgtggaacagtctcagcatggaactcaaacaaagtacaaacataacACAGTTCAAGAGGTAGTACAAAGGACTAATTATCGagagatatagggatgacaaAGAGTTGTGTTACCTGTCTAAGTTATATTTATCTCTCAacttttcttattacattttttatttcagttttctttctatgacaccgagtggatttCATAGAATGGCATCCACTcgggttgtacgtagcattgagatctgtttattcttggtacatgacattaggatgtgtttttcttttttctctttctctcatgtgtttttgatgcgttttatttttttctcctatggttcacagtagttgagtttgtattgtacaTCACAACTTACATTGAATTTGAAATACACAGTGCTGTGGgaactgagtttgaaatgtatagtagcttaattaacttaagagtaggtgagaaggggtaggaaaaaataagtctaTACTTCCTCATACTCctttttcgaacatgtaacaaataatctgatgcatatggagatctgttcgctgagtttgacgtGTGgatttgatcacttcagattattggcaatggcttatctttaTGTTAtagcctgcttatttacatgtttgaaataattcatcattcattcattcattcatcctcccacatgctacgtccccctggtgaaactcctcactgccaggtgaaaagaagtggctggcaactccacatgtattggaggaggcatgtggtagcctgcagccccccccccccccccggatgggcagagagagtggagcaaagatcgggatggctcggaagagtggggtaattgggcggatacgactggggagaaaaggggggggggaatccaaaagaaaaaaaatagatatcTGGCCCATGTCCAATGTAATCTCTGGTTTAGGAGGTAGAAAGCACGGTTGTGGAAATTATCtacactcacacctcaacacactcTTTATAGAGAGAGATGGTAACATGCTTGAACGACAATAAAAGCCCTCAAGGACAGGCGTGTTAGCACACCTCAACAGTAGGTGTCTGGGAAATATCCAAGAGACATCCCCCCTTTACTATTACAAAGGAAATCCTGGTAATCACTGCATGGCACAACACAAGCAAACATAATGCATGTTTTTAGAAGGGCAGCCAAGAGTTCTGCTATGGCTTCAGTTTACATTGTGGCAGTACGTTATCTTTAATTATTGTtgtccctgaacaggtgccataTGTTTATCATTATACAGGTTTCTCGGTTAAGCGAGGAGACACATCACCCTATATTCAAAAATGTTGGCTGCAATACATACTTTCCTGCTTCTCTGTACCAGAGAAATACATCCACAGAGTGTGAAAGCCATCGATGCTACAGATAAGTCACATTCACTCCTTagcttctctctcttccttcaaccttttctctccctctgacagGCACATCCACTATGTGTGAAACATCCAGCACAGCGACCTACCTGCCAGTTCTGTACTGCTACAGTAAGCTGTACAGAAACATGCGGTAAACGAAACCATTTTCTTCCCTGTGATTAATGGTACCATGTTGTACAGGAAGGAAGGCAGGCAGCGAGCATTTAATTAAGAGTACCTCAGGGTGGCTGGGCACCACTACATTACCTGGAATAATAAAGCCTATTTTCTTTCCCTCACCTGCCAATTTTTTCAAGACAGActagctttttttttcctttttaaaaaattaGACCAGCTAAGGaagctgtttaaaaaaaagatgctATAGAACATATCCTGAGTTTCTAAATTAGCATGGGATACCTTCTCTGCTAAAATCTTAAAGAGGGTATGTAATTTTTTACAGGAACTAGATGCCCCAGACAGGAGATGTAAAGATGTTTAGCTTCCATGAAAACAACTTATGTCTAATTCGAGGCTGGGAGGGAACTTGGTTAAGTTGCAGCAAAGTCCAAAAGCTGTTTCTTACAAGCAATCCATCACCGCATTAGTGGGATAAATGAAAGACCAGGGAGAAATGCAAGCTCTATATTTATCTTCAGGTATTTGTGATCTTTATGTCCGCCTGATAGAAAAGGGCCTCTATTGagtttaaagggaaacaatcactaTTTTTAATATTATCTCTCTCTAGGTACACTCATGAgcaaaaacattatgaccacctgcctaatatactgttggtcctctgtgtgccaccaaaacagtgccGATCTACCAagacatggactctacaagacccctgaagttgtcctgtggtatctggaaccaaaacattagcagcagatccttcaagtcctgtaagttgtgaggtggagctgctGTGCATCAGACTTGTCAGtcaagcacatcccacagatgctcttcAGTCTGAAtagttcacttagatgagtgatggaacgtttgtcaataaatgttgtgtccagatgaactgattcaactttctttgattaaaattgtcaataaaaaaa
The nucleotide sequence above comes from Lampris incognitus isolate fLamInc1 chromosome 10, fLamInc1.hap2, whole genome shotgun sequence. Encoded proteins:
- the tmem104 gene encoding transmembrane protein 104, producing MAGGITETGEPYSPFVGLVYMFNLIVGTGALTMPKAFATAGWVVSMTLICFLAFMSYMTTTFVIEAMAAANAQLRWKRREHEEVDDNDSTSEYSDDDVIVKGRSEPETRPILSVQRSGGHVDHFDIVERVEMGQMASMFFNKVGVNMFYICIIVYLYGDLAIYAAAVPISLMEVACGNHSCSAGSVKYNDTDPCWGPVTRKDAYKVFLSIFTLLLGPFTFFNAQKTKYLQILTSLMRWIAFTMMIILALLRIGKGRGEGNPPVASISGVPNLFGVCVYSFMCQHSLPSLVTPISDKKRVGTLLLADYVLIMGFYVLLSFTAIFCFDSSLLHDMYTLNFTDNCDVLDIPALRYFLGLFPVFTISTNFPIIAVTLRNNWKTLFHRDGGTYPWLVDRIIFPLITLVPPILVAFCTHNLESLVGITGAYAGTGIQYVIPALLVHYGRRHLEPVMDRDAVNKHQSPFRHSFWVWFVVVWASFCLMFVTANIILTDTKK